From Coffea arabica cultivar ET-39 chromosome 9c, Coffea Arabica ET-39 HiFi, whole genome shotgun sequence, one genomic window encodes:
- the LOC113708972 gene encoding cellulose synthase-like protein D4, translating into MATLSSQPSKKAIRNSSAGGGGGSSSSSASSQGNRNSSGQTVKFARRTSSGRYVSLSREDLDMSGEFSADYMNYTVHIPPTPDNQPMDASTTPSVAAKAEEQYVSNSLFTGGFNSVTRAHLMDKVIESKVSHPQMAGSKGSSCAMPACDGKVMKDERGNDITPCECRFKICRDCYMDAHKERGLCPGCKEPYKVGDYEDEVPDFSGGALSLPAPDDPKADRRMSMMKRNQNGEFDHNKWLFETQGTYGYGNAYWPQEDGYGDDHGDGMQRGMLDPSDKPWRPLSRRLPIPQGIISPYRLLIAVRLVILAFFLTWRLRHPNDEAIWLWAMSVTCEVWFAFSWILDQLPKLCPVNRSTDLEVLRDKFDLPSPSNPTGRSDLPGVDLFVSTADPEKEPPLVTANTILSILAADYPVEKVACYVSDDGGALLTFEAMAEAASFADLWVPFCKKHDIEPRNPETYFSLKGDPTKNKKRSDFVKDRRRVKREYDELKVRINGLPDSIRRRSDAFNAREEMKMLKHLREGGADPLEPVKLQKATWMADGTHWPGTWAVPSSDHAKGDHAGILQVMLKPPSSDPLMGDSEGKILDFSDVDIRLPMFVYVSREKRPGYDHNKKAGAMNALVRASAILSNGPFILNLDCDHYFHNCKAIREGMCFMMDRGGEDICYIQFPQRFEGIDPSDRYANHNTVFFDGNMRALDGLQGPVYVGTGCMFRRFALYGFDPPQQFSTMRQKGSETQALKATDFDPDLDVNLLPKRFGNSTMLAESIPVAEFQGRPIADHPAVKFGRPPGALRVPREPLDAATVAEAVSVISCWYEDKTEWGDRVGWIYGSVTEDVVTGYRMHNRGWRSVYCITKRDAFRGSAPINLTDRLHQVLRWATGSVEIFFSRNNAFLASRRLKLLQRLAYLNVGIYPFTSLFLIVYCFLPALSLLSGHFIVKNLNVVFLVYLLIITICLISLAILEVKWSGIGLEDWWRNEQFWLIGGTSAHLAAVVQGLLKVIAGIEISFTLTSKSAGEDNDDIYADLYLVKWTSLMIPPIVIGMVNIIAMVVAFSRTIYSAEPQWSKFIGGAFFSFWVLAHLYPFAKGLMGRRRKTPTIVFVWSGLIAITLSLLWIAINPPKASTNSGGGGGGGGFQFP; encoded by the exons ATGGCAACGTTGTCTAGCCAACCATCTAAGAAGGCAATTCGCAACAGCTCCGCCGGAGGGGGTGGgggttcttcttcttcttctgcctCCTCTCAGGGCAATCGCAATTCAAGTGGACAAACTGTCAAATTCGCCAGGCGAACTTCAAGTGGTCGTTATGTGAGCCTTTCTAGGGAAGACCTGGATATGTCAGGAGAATTCTCTGCTGATTACATGAACTACACAGTCCACATTCCCCCTACACCTGACAACCAACCAATGGACGCATCAACGACACCGTCAGTGGCTGCAAAAGCCGAGGAGCAATACGTCTCCAATTCACTCTTTACTGGGGGTTTCAACAGCGTCACGCGGGCCCACCTAATGGATAAGGTCATAGAGTCAAAAGTAAGCCATCCTCAAATGGCAGGATCCAAAGGCTCGTCCTGCGCCATGCCTGCTTGCGATGGCAAGGTTATGAAGGATGAAAGAGGAAATGACATAACTCCTTGCGAATGCAG GTTCAAGATTTGTAGGGATTGCTACATGGACGCCCACAAAGAAAGAGGTTTATGTCCAGGGTGCAAGGAGCCGTACAAAGTTGGGGATTATGAAGATGAGGTACCAGATTTTTCCGGTGGAGCTTTGTCGCTGCCTGCCCCGGATGACCCCAAAGCAGATCGCCGCATGTCCATGATGAAGAGAAATCAAAACGGAGAGTTCGATCACAATAAGTGGCTTTTTGAGACCCAGGGCACGTATGGTTACGGAAATGCGTATTGGCCTCAAGAAGATGGATATGGTGATGACCATGGCGATGGAATGCAAAGAGGTATGTTGGATCCGTCCGACAAACCTTGGAGGCCTCTGAGCCGGAGGTTGCCAATTCCGCAAGGCATTATTAGCCCATACAG GCTGCTGATTGCGGTTCGGCTAGTGATTTTGGCCTTTTTCCTAACCTGGAGGTTGAGACATCCAAACGACGAGGCCATCTGGTTGTGGGCGATGTCCGTCACGTGCGAGGTCTGGTTTGCCTTCTCCTGGATTTTGGATCAACTTCCCAAGCTGTGTCCTGTCAACCGCTCTACAGACCTGGAGGTTTTACGCGATAAATTCGATCTGCCGTCGCCCTCCAATCCTACCGGTCGCTCTGACTTGCCCGGAGTGGACTTATTTGTCTCCACGGCCGATCCAGAGAAAGAGCCGCCCCTCGTCACCGCCAACACCATATTATCTATCCTGGCTGCTGATTACCCTGTGGAGAAAGTTGCCTGTTATGTTTCAGATGATGGCGGTGCTCTCCTCACATTTGAGGCAATGGCCGAGGCTGCCAGCTTTGCCGATTTATGGGTTCCATTTTGTAAGAAACACGACATTGAGCCTAGGAACCCAGAAACCTATTTCAGCTTGAAGGGTGACCCAACCAAGAACAAGAAGAGATCCGATTTTGTCAAGGACCGGAGAAGGGTTAAGAGGGAATATGATGAATTGAAGGTAAGGATCAATGGATTGCCCGATTCCATAAGGAGAAGATCCGATGCCTTCAATGCCAGAGAGGAAATGAAGATGCTAAAGCACTTGAGAGAGGGTGGGGCGGATCCCCTAGAGCCTGTTAAGCTCCAAAAGGCCACTTGGATGGCTGATGGCACCCATTGGCCTGGTACTTGGGCTGTTCCTAGTAGCGATCATGCTAAAGGTGATCATGCAGGAATCCTGCAG GTAATGCTGAAGCCTCCCAGTAGTGATCCGCTGATGGGAGACTCTGAAGGCAAAATCCTAGATTTTTCAGACGTGGACATCCGGTTACCCATGTTTGTGTATGTCTCCCGAGAGAAGCGACCGGGGTATGATCATAACAAGAAAGCTGGAGCCATGAATGCTTTGGTTCGAGCATCAGCCATACTCTCTAATGGACCATTCATTCTCAACCTAGATTGCGACCACTATTTCCATAATTGCAAGGCTATTCGGGAGGGGATGTGCTTCATGATGGATAGGGGAGGTGAAGACATCTGCTATATACAATTTCCTCAAAGATTTGAAGGAATTGATCCATCTGATCGTTATGCAAATCACAACACAGTATTTTTTGATGGTAATATGCGTGCACTCGATGGCCTACAG GGACCTGTTTATGTGGGCACCGGTTGCATGTTTAGGCGGTTCGCACTCTATGGTTTTGATCCCCCTCAACAATTTAGCACGATGAGGCAAAAGGGTAGTGAGACCCAAGCCCTGAAGGCCACTGACTTCGATCCTGATCTTGACGTCAATTTGTTGCCCAAACGTTTTGGAAATTCAACAATGCTTGCTGAATCTATACCTGTTGCTGAATTCCAAGGCCGCCCGATTGCTGATCATCCTGCTGTCAAGTTCGGAAGACCACCTGGTGCTCTCAGAGTTCCCCGTGAACCACTTGATGCTGCTACTGTGGCTGAAGCTGTATCTGTAATTTCCTGTTG GTATGAAGATAAGACAGAGTGGGGTGATCGGGTTGGTTGGATTTATGGCTCAGTCACAGAGGATGTGGTCACAGGCTACCGCATGCACAACCGCGGTTGGCGCTCCGTGTACTGCATCACCAAGCGTGATGCGTTCCGCGGATCGGCTCCAATTAATCTTACAGATAGGCTCCATCAGGTCCTCCGCTGGGCTACAGGCTCAGTGGAGATTTTCTTTTCTAGGAACAATGCCTTCCTGGCTTCCCGTCGCTTGAAGTTACTCCAGCGCCTAGCTTATCTCAATGTCGGCATCTATCCTTTCACCTCTCTGTTCCTTATTGTCTACTGTTTCCTTCCTGCCCTCTCACTCCTTTCCGGCCACTTCATCGTGAAAAACTTAAACGTGGTTTTCTTGGTCTATTTGCTGATTATAACCATATGCCTGATCTCATTGGCAATCTTGGAAGTAAAATGGTCTGGAATAGGATTAGAGGATTGGTGGAGAAACGAGCAGTTCTGGCTCATCGGTGGAACCAGTGCCCACTTGGCTGCAGTGGTGCAAGGTCTCCTCAAAGTGATTGCAGGGATCGAGATATCTTTCACACTTACTTCCAAGTCTGCTGGAGAGGACAATGATGATATCTATGCAGATTTGTACTTGGTGAAATGGACTTCTTTGATGATTCCACCTATTGTGATCGGGATGGTGAACATAATAGCAATGGTAGTGGCATTTTCAAGGACAATTTATAGCGCAGAACCCCAGTGGAGCAAGTTCATTGGCGGAGCCTTCTTCAGCTTTTGGGTTCTAGCTCACTTGTATCCTTTTGCAAAAGGCTTGATGGGAAGGAGAAGGAAGACACCCACAATTGTGTTTGTGTGGTCGGGACTTATTGCCATCACGCTCTCACTACTATGGATTGCCATTAATCCACCTAAGGCTAGCACAAATTcagggggaggaggaggaggaggaggtttTCAATTTCCATGA